In one Arenibacter antarcticus genomic region, the following are encoded:
- a CDS encoding group III truncated hemoglobin: MTTKSEIKERKDVNLLVLSFYAKIRKHEVLGPIFNGIITDWDSHLELLTDFWESHLLLQRKYMGNPIVAHQEVDDKMGHTITQEHFGLWLNEWFATIDELFEGEVAWIAKNKARKISTMLFLHIFQHRSKV; this comes from the coding sequence ATGACGACAAAATCCGAAATTAAAGAGAGAAAGGATGTTAACCTACTAGTGTTGAGTTTTTATGCCAAAATAAGGAAGCATGAAGTCCTAGGACCTATTTTCAACGGCATTATAACAGATTGGGATAGTCATCTGGAATTGTTGACCGATTTTTGGGAGAGCCACCTCCTGCTCCAACGAAAATATATGGGCAACCCAATTGTGGCCCATCAAGAAGTAGATGACAAAATGGGCCATACTATTACACAGGAACATTTTGGACTTTGGTTAAACGAATGGTTTGCCACTATTGATGAGCTTTTTGAAGGTGAGGTGGCATGGATAGCCAAAAACAAGGCCCGGAAAATATCGACCATGCTATTTTTACATATATTTCAGCACAGAAGTAAGGTGTAA
- a CDS encoding 2Fe-2S iron-sulfur cluster-binding protein, whose protein sequence is MYTLTYFDEFGDKCTADFKTHEYHSLMELLFDKYLEEWGDCKGRAWCGTCHIQILEGVINEKMEDEERHTLSKINGATKESRLACQIPLNARLNNVVFKIVSENQYD, encoded by the coding sequence ATGTACACCTTAACCTATTTTGATGAATTTGGGGACAAATGTACCGCAGATTTTAAAACTCACGAATACCATAGTCTTATGGAACTACTATTTGATAAATATTTGGAGGAATGGGGCGATTGTAAGGGGCGGGCATGGTGCGGAACCTGTCATATCCAAATTTTGGAGGGGGTAATCAATGAAAAAATGGAGGATGAGGAAAGACATACGCTGTCCAAGATTAATGGAGCGACAAAGGAGAGCCGTCTGGCATGCCAAATCCCTTTAAACGCACGATTAAACAATGTGGTTTTTAAGATTGTCTCCGAGAATCAATACGATTAA
- a CDS encoding hemerythrin domain-containing protein: MEQKKPIKRHKAMQPISREHHQGLLLSWKIRTGFSKGISMERMKTYMDWFYATHLVPHFEVEEKYIFPILGNDHELVKKAIAQHRRLERLFNTSTELKKIISLIEEELENHIRFEERILFNEIQKVATEEQMNTISELHPETKFVDNTKDLFWE, encoded by the coding sequence ATGGAACAAAAAAAACCAATTAAAAGACACAAGGCAATGCAGCCTATAAGCAGGGAGCATCACCAAGGATTATTGTTATCGTGGAAAATACGGACAGGTTTTTCAAAAGGAATATCCATGGAACGGATGAAAACCTATATGGACTGGTTTTATGCCACACATTTGGTGCCCCATTTTGAAGTAGAAGAGAAATATATTTTTCCAATATTGGGCAATGACCATGAGTTGGTGAAAAAGGCCATTGCACAACACAGAAGGTTAGAGCGACTATTTAATACTTCCACAGAGCTTAAGAAAATTATAAGTCTAATAGAGGAAGAGCTAGAAAACCATATTAGGTTTGAGGAAAGGATCCTTTTTAACGAAATTCAAAAAGTTGCAACGGAAGAACAAATGAATACCATATCAGAATTACATCCCGAAACCAAGTTCGTGGATAATACCAAGGATTTGTTTTGGGAATAG
- a CDS encoding DUF488 domain-containing protein, with translation MNKTQIKRIYDDPAQSDGYRILVDRIWPRGISKERAMLDDWIKDIAPSNKLRKWFDHDPEKFEEFEKKYRIELKEKEKELKELREKAKEKTLSLLYGAKDTTHNQAIVLQKVLEECH, from the coding sequence ATGAATAAAACGCAGATAAAACGAATCTATGACGACCCAGCGCAGAGCGATGGGTATAGGATCTTGGTTGATCGGATCTGGCCAAGGGGAATAAGCAAGGAAAGGGCCATGCTAGATGATTGGATAAAGGATATTGCACCCTCCAACAAACTGAGAAAATGGTTTGATCACGATCCAGAGAAATTTGAAGAATTTGAGAAGAAATACCGAATAGAATTGAAGGAAAAGGAGAAAGAACTGAAAGAGCTTCGCGAAAAAGCAAAGGAGAAAACCCTTAGCCTACTTTATGGTGCAAAGGATACGACGCATAATCAGGCAATAGTACTACAGAAAGTTTTAGAGGAATGCCACTAA
- the ric gene encoding iron-sulfur cluster repair di-iron protein, protein MENLMTKNIGEIVAENYRTAQVFKNHKIDFCCKGNRSIVEVAEKNKIDANLLLKEIESVQDQKNDDTIDFKTWPLDLLADYIEKTHHRYVEAQIPILNQYLAKLCRVHGERHPELLEITQHFNKCAGELAMHMKKEELILFPAVRKMIKAKQTGTLLEKPHFGTIQNPIQMMMQEHENEGDRFRLIDELSDNYTPPADACNTYRVTFSLLQEFEEDLHRHIHLENNILFPKSEALEKELND, encoded by the coding sequence ATGGAAAATTTAATGACGAAAAACATTGGTGAAATTGTAGCCGAAAATTATCGTACCGCACAAGTTTTTAAAAATCATAAAATAGATTTTTGCTGTAAGGGAAATAGGAGCATTGTAGAAGTCGCCGAAAAAAACAAAATAGATGCAAACCTACTTTTAAAGGAAATTGAATCGGTACAGGATCAAAAAAACGATGATACTATTGATTTTAAGACTTGGCCCCTAGATCTGCTTGCCGATTATATAGAAAAAACACACCATAGGTATGTTGAGGCACAAATCCCGATTTTAAATCAATACTTGGCCAAACTATGTCGAGTTCATGGGGAACGACACCCAGAGCTATTGGAAATAACTCAACATTTTAATAAATGTGCTGGGGAATTGGCCATGCATATGAAAAAAGAAGAGTTAATTCTCTTCCCGGCTGTTCGCAAAATGATAAAAGCCAAACAAACAGGGACTCTCTTGGAGAAACCTCATTTTGGTACCATTCAAAATCCAATTCAGATGATGATGCAAGAGCACGAGAACGAAGGAGATCGCTTTAGATTGATAGACGAATTAAGTGATAATTATACCCCTCCGGCTGATGCATGTAATACCTATAGGGTAACTTTTTCTTTGCTTCAGGAGTTCGAGGAGGATTTACACAGACATATCCATTTGGAAAATAATATTCTTTTTCCAAAATCGGAGGCCCTAGAAAAGGAATTAAATGATTAA
- a CDS encoding cupin domain-containing protein, protein MVISNRPELTHLEVGDSLKILQINALAGTEMPLHHSTKEAVIVVQEGEAFLNAEGKEYFLEKGSTLLIPANMEHSLKILENFKAVAIMAKDSTIHFNI, encoded by the coding sequence ATGGTAATATCAAATAGACCTGAATTGACACATTTAGAAGTAGGTGATTCTCTAAAAATATTACAAATAAATGCTTTGGCTGGTACAGAAATGCCACTACACCACAGCACTAAAGAGGCGGTAATCGTAGTACAGGAAGGGGAAGCTTTTCTCAATGCAGAAGGGAAGGAATACTTTTTAGAAAAAGGATCCACCTTATTGATTCCAGCAAACATGGAACACAGTCTTAAAATATTAGAAAATTTTAAGGCCGTTGCCATAATGGCAAAAGATTCTACTATACATTTTAATATTTAA
- a CDS encoding tryptophan 2,3-dioxygenase family protein → MDNTIDKISEKYVALGENPETYLKGLLHAKPITYWDYIEVDTLLSLQKPRTNFKDESIFIMYHQVTELFLKMMLHELEQVVAEKEITTDFLMVKLERLIKYTSMLISSFDIMRTGMNYDDYNTFRSTLTPASGFQCAQFRMIELHCTSLVNLISNNYKNQLSNNPDLRECFDKIYWKDAGTNPKTGKKSLTLQLFEDKYLKKFIATANGLLGNTLEDKLERLPYIPDALRHKLRSFDKLYNVEWPLIHLNTAEHYLNSKGENKEATGGSEWKKYLHPKYQQRKFFPSLWSKDEIEHWGTNHKILDHGNIK, encoded by the coding sequence ATGGACAATACCATTGATAAAATTTCCGAAAAATACGTTGCGCTAGGAGAAAATCCTGAGACCTACTTAAAAGGGCTTTTACATGCCAAACCCATTACTTATTGGGATTATATAGAGGTAGACACCTTACTTTCCCTCCAAAAGCCTAGGACTAATTTCAAGGACGAATCCATTTTTATCATGTACCACCAAGTCACGGAGCTATTTTTAAAAATGATGCTCCATGAACTAGAACAGGTTGTGGCCGAAAAGGAGATTACTACTGATTTTTTGATGGTGAAATTAGAGCGACTAATAAAATATACCTCCATGTTGATCAGCTCTTTCGATATAATGAGGACTGGGATGAATTATGATGATTACAACACCTTCCGATCTACCCTTACGCCTGCAAGCGGTTTTCAATGTGCTCAATTTCGAATGATTGAACTCCATTGTACCTCCTTGGTGAATTTAATCAGCAATAACTATAAAAATCAACTTTCAAATAACCCAGATTTGCGGGAGTGTTTTGATAAAATTTATTGGAAAGATGCGGGTACCAACCCAAAAACCGGTAAAAAATCATTGACACTACAGTTGTTCGAAGATAAATACTTAAAGAAATTTATAGCTACGGCCAACGGCTTGTTGGGCAATACCTTGGAAGATAAGTTAGAACGACTCCCCTATATACCGGATGCCCTTAGGCATAAGCTCCGCAGCTTTGACAAGCTTTATAATGTAGAATGGCCGTTGATTCATTTGAACACCGCTGAACATTATTTAAATAGTAAGGGTGAAAACAAAGAAGCAACGGGCGGATCCGAATGGAAGAAATATTTACATCCAAAATATCAGCAACGAAAATTTTTCCCTTCGTTGTGGTCCAAGGATGAAATTGAACACTGGGGAACAAACCATAAAATTTTAGATCATGGTAATATCAAATAG
- a CDS encoding group III truncated hemoglobin, with the protein MKHSIQHIGDIQLLVDAFYYKVRKDSMLAPLFNEVIKDNWEGHLKKMCTFWGTVLLGTSSYYGNPFMPHVNLAVEKDHFERWVFLFDQTLNENFEGEKAEEAQWRANKMAEMFHLKIKSFNTNNRKTLI; encoded by the coding sequence ATGAAACATTCAATACAACATATAGGTGACATTCAACTCTTGGTAGATGCCTTTTATTACAAAGTAAGGAAAGACAGTATGTTGGCACCTCTTTTTAACGAAGTAATCAAAGATAATTGGGAAGGGCATTTAAAAAAAATGTGCACGTTTTGGGGTACGGTATTACTGGGTACAAGTTCCTACTACGGAAATCCATTTATGCCCCATGTTAACCTAGCCGTTGAAAAGGATCATTTTGAGCGATGGGTATTTTTATTCGATCAAACCCTGAACGAGAATTTTGAAGGAGAAAAGGCAGAGGAAGCCCAATGGAGGGCAAATAAAATGGCAGAAATGTTCCATTTAAAAATTAAATCCTTCAACACCAACAACAGAAAGACACTGATATGA
- a CDS encoding cytochrome C, which produces MEDNRIIKVYLDEEQQPFAEFAPPVKFVLDTTKIPDGKHILKIVARSSNNVEGIRTIPFEVRNGPSISVVGLKNNEVVDTQIPITINAYGSETKDSFVIRGSETPKAIPAWVWALIISFVGFAMFYIIMYWNPELYKSFF; this is translated from the coding sequence ATGGAGGACAATAGAATTATAAAGGTATATCTAGATGAGGAGCAGCAACCTTTTGCAGAGTTTGCGCCACCGGTAAAGTTTGTGTTGGACACGACCAAGATACCCGATGGCAAACATATTCTAAAGATTGTAGCAAGGTCATCCAATAATGTGGAAGGAATTAGGACCATTCCGTTTGAAGTCCGCAACGGTCCCTCTATTTCTGTGGTGGGACTTAAAAATAATGAGGTAGTGGACACCCAAATTCCAATTACCATTAACGCCTATGGGAGTGAAACCAAGGATTCGTTCGTAATACGGGGATCTGAGACCCCAAAAGCCATCCCAGCTTGGGTGTGGGCCCTGATTATATCATTCGTAGGCTTTGCCATGTTCTATATAATTATGTACTGGAACCCAGAACTATATAAGTCGTTTTTCTAA
- a CDS encoding hexameric tyrosine-coordinated heme protein, producing MENYLTSLITETPFQGRQLAITLARKSIAEIQTDPETRKKLRSDYATDTQQLIASAQIIALEFQTIAAANDYWRK from the coding sequence ATGGAGAACTATTTAACCAGTTTAATTACAGAAACCCCTTTTCAGGGCAGGCAATTGGCAATTACCTTGGCAAGAAAATCCATTGCCGAGATCCAAACCGACCCAGAAACGCGGAAAAAGCTACGTTCGGACTATGCGACCGACACCCAGCAGTTAATAGCCTCGGCACAGATAATCGCCTTGGAGTTCCAAACGATTGCCGCAGCAAACGATTATTGGAGAAAATGA
- a CDS encoding cbb3-type cytochrome c oxidase subunit II, whose product MFDFHKNHKILVLAALIGFVSLSFLIAVFPAYQMQDVEPLPGQSNMTNSERQGLHVYISEGCVACHTQQVRNIEMDKTWGDRPSIPSDYYYSKERMDIWRQSPSLLGSERTGPDLTDIGRRQSSKDWHLLHLFNPRSVVGESVMPSYPWLFQMIDSGSVKQKDVVVNLPEAFAPPSGTTVIAKEEALQLVAYLQSLKQVKLPDGQVEEFIPALKQIQTGEMRGEQESAALNGAQLYKQTCAVCHQDNGKGVSGAFPPLAGSPIVNDDDPELMIRIILQGYDARSEYASMQPFSDQLSDAEIAAIANHERSSWGNSASEVKEEDVKKFRAFIENQANQ is encoded by the coding sequence ATGTTCGACTTTCATAAGAACCATAAAATACTTGTCCTTGCTGCCCTTATTGGCTTTGTATCCTTGAGTTTTCTAATTGCGGTATTTCCCGCCTACCAGATGCAGGATGTAGAGCCCTTACCTGGCCAGTCTAACATGACCAACAGTGAAAGACAAGGCCTACACGTCTATATCAGCGAAGGTTGTGTGGCTTGCCATACCCAACAGGTCCGTAATATAGAGATGGATAAAACATGGGGGGATCGCCCTTCTATTCCATCCGACTATTATTACAGTAAGGAACGCATGGATATATGGCGACAATCGCCTTCCCTTTTGGGAAGTGAACGAACGGGCCCTGACCTTACCGATATAGGTCGAAGACAATCCAGTAAGGATTGGCATTTGCTCCACTTGTTTAATCCTCGTAGCGTGGTGGGCGAGTCTGTAATGCCCTCCTACCCTTGGTTATTTCAAATGATAGACAGCGGTTCGGTAAAACAGAAGGACGTGGTGGTCAACCTTCCTGAAGCATTTGCCCCTCCATCGGGAACTACGGTCATAGCCAAGGAGGAAGCACTACAACTGGTAGCCTACCTACAATCCTTAAAGCAAGTAAAGCTCCCAGACGGACAGGTCGAGGAATTTATTCCTGCATTAAAGCAGATACAGACCGGAGAAATGCGGGGTGAACAAGAAAGCGCTGCCCTAAACGGGGCACAACTATACAAACAGACTTGTGCTGTATGCCATCAAGATAATGGAAAAGGGGTTTCAGGAGCATTTCCACCTTTGGCGGGAAGTCCGATCGTAAACGACGATGACCCTGAACTGATGATCAGGATCATCTTACAAGGCTACGATGCCCGAAGCGAATACGCCTCTATGCAACCCTTCTCTGATCAACTTTCCGATGCCGAAATAGCGGCTATTGCAAACCACGAACGCAGTAGTTGGGGCAATAGTGCATCAGAGGTAAAGGAAGAGGATGTAAAAAAATTTAGGGCTTTTATTGAAAATCAGGCCAACCAATAA
- a CDS encoding cbb3-type cytochrome c oxidase subunit I produces the protein MNSKTTTIIPLLLFLPLLLFPQNSSTINTDNWISSPGIIGTFVLLFIVLIVAVIILMAKLNSYIDSFKRKQLHKKDLAFSEELIGMDENEIDLILERRKKALTYKLSGKELGSDQQVIDRKGLVNKVTHEPENPMFDEKKNTPLSIDTPEPLKKIVIYYLGAAVFWLVFGTLVGQYVGMKFIWPEMDSQSWLSFGRLRPVHTNAVFWGWASLSMIGLGYFVIARTSNTAIHSYKSAWYSWILINLTLLLGTLSLMAGINNGGGEYREYIWPVMLLFAIALVITFWNFYKTVANRKIKDIYVSNWYILAALIWTTVLAIIGYLPYFQDGLGETIIQGYYMHQGVGMWFMTFTLGLIYYYLPSSLNKPIYSYSLGVLAFWTQMLFYTMIGTHHFVFSPLPWWLQTTAIVFSAGMFIPVVAGTTNFLMTMKGSWNHISKSYVLPFFLVGVIFYFVGSTQGSLQAFRFTNYVWHFTDFNVAHSHMTMYGIITFILWACIYTILPKLTGKEPPQIFVGAHFWMAFIGLFAYMMSLMAGGTLKGLSWIDGNPFLESVILMKPYWVWRAIGGSLMFVSHLVFAYNFYYMVNNKKLVKTLDAPLLERVNN, from the coding sequence ATGAATAGCAAAACAACTACCATAATACCACTCCTTCTGTTTTTACCACTGCTATTATTTCCACAAAATAGTAGCACTATAAACACGGATAATTGGATAAGCAGCCCTGGAATAATAGGAACTTTCGTGTTGCTCTTTATTGTTCTCATTGTCGCTGTCATTATACTAATGGCCAAACTCAATTCTTATATAGATTCTTTTAAAAGAAAGCAATTACATAAGAAAGATTTGGCATTCTCCGAAGAATTGATAGGTATGGACGAGAATGAAATAGACCTAATTTTAGAGCGGCGAAAGAAAGCCCTCACTTATAAGTTATCCGGAAAGGAATTGGGAAGCGACCAACAGGTAATAGATCGTAAAGGTCTCGTCAATAAGGTAACACATGAGCCCGAAAACCCCATGTTTGATGAGAAAAAAAATACTCCCCTCAGTATAGACACCCCGGAACCACTTAAAAAAATTGTAATTTATTACTTGGGTGCCGCTGTTTTCTGGTTGGTTTTTGGAACACTTGTAGGGCAGTATGTAGGTATGAAATTCATATGGCCAGAAATGGACAGCCAATCCTGGCTTTCTTTTGGTCGTCTCCGACCAGTACATACGAATGCCGTTTTTTGGGGATGGGCCTCCTTATCTATGATTGGTCTGGGTTATTTTGTGATAGCCCGTACTTCAAATACCGCCATACATAGTTATAAAAGTGCTTGGTATTCATGGATACTGATCAACCTAACCCTCCTTTTGGGTACTCTTTCATTAATGGCCGGCATCAACAATGGAGGTGGGGAATATCGGGAGTATATATGGCCTGTCATGCTACTTTTCGCAATCGCCCTCGTGATTACCTTTTGGAATTTCTACAAAACTGTTGCCAACCGAAAAATAAAGGATATCTACGTGTCCAACTGGTATATACTGGCTGCACTTATCTGGACAACTGTATTGGCCATCATTGGGTATTTGCCCTATTTTCAAGACGGGCTGGGTGAGACCATAATACAGGGTTATTATATGCATCAGGGAGTAGGCATGTGGTTTATGACATTTACCTTGGGATTGATATATTATTATCTTCCCTCTTCACTTAACAAACCCATTTACTCCTATTCCTTGGGGGTGTTGGCCTTTTGGACACAAATGTTGTTCTATACTATGATAGGAACCCATCATTTTGTGTTCAGTCCCCTACCCTGGTGGCTACAGACCACCGCCATAGTATTTAGTGCGGGCATGTTTATTCCGGTAGTTGCCGGTACTACCAATTTCCTTATGACCATGAAGGGGAGCTGGAACCATATTTCTAAAAGTTATGTCCTACCATTCTTTTTGGTAGGTGTCATATTTTACTTTGTAGGCTCAACACAAGGTAGCTTACAAGCCTTCAGATTTACCAATTATGTATGGCATTTTACCGATTTTAACGTAGCTCACTCCCATATGACCATGTACGGGATCATAACATTTATTCTTTGGGCCTGCATATATACTATTCTGCCAAAATTAACGGGTAAGGAACCACCACAAATTTTTGTGGGTGCCCATTTTTGGATGGCGTTCATAGGTCTCTTCGCTTATATGATGTCACTAATGGCCGGTGGTACGCTGAAAGGACTTAGCTGGATCGATGGAAATCCTTTTTTAGAGTCTGTAATCTTAATGAAACCGTATTGGGTATGGCGTGCCATAGGTGGCTCGTTAATGTTTGTCTCACATCTGGTTTTTGCATATAACTTTTATTATATGGTAAATAATAAAAAATTAGTAAAAACATTGGACGCTCCATTACTGGAACGCGTGAACAATTAA
- a CDS encoding Rrf2 family transcriptional regulator, whose protein sequence is MFSKACEYGIKATIFIAVRSLHNNRVSLKEIAKEIDSPEAFTAKILQSLAKNGLVDSHKGPTGGFQMERTKMDTINLYDIVNAIDGDSIFHGCGLGLKQCDSRKPCPVHHKFVVVRENLTHMLQNTTMYELATGLDIGLTHLKR, encoded by the coding sequence ATGTTTTCCAAAGCTTGTGAATACGGAATAAAAGCAACAATATTTATTGCAGTAAGGTCCTTGCACAACAATCGTGTTAGTCTAAAAGAAATTGCAAAGGAAATAGATTCCCCCGAAGCTTTTACGGCGAAGATACTACAGTCCCTTGCCAAAAACGGTTTGGTAGATTCCCATAAGGGTCCCACGGGAGGATTTCAGATGGAACGAACCAAGATGGATACCATAAATTTGTACGATATCGTAAATGCCATAGATGGGGACAGTATTTTTCATGGATGCGGATTGGGTTTAAAACAGTGTGATTCTCGAAAGCCATGTCCGGTACACCATAAATTTGTGGTGGTACGAGAAAACCTTACGCATATGCTTCAAAATACCACCATGTACGAATTAGCCACTGGATTGGATATTGGGTTGACCCATTTAAAACGGTAA